GGTCGCGATCGCGCGCTCGCGCTCAATCTCGGCCTCGTCCAGATCCTCCTCGTTCAGCGCCTTCGGGAAGGCGGCGGCGATGTGCATCGCCAGCTGCTTGCCCAGGCCCTGCAGCACCTCGTCCGACGCCTCGGACTCGAGCGCGACGAGCACGCCGATCTTGCCCAGGCCCGGCGCCTGCTGATTGTGGACATAGGCGACGACCGCGCCCTTCTCCACCGACAGCTGCCTGGCGCGGCGGATCGACTGGTTCTCGCCGATCGTCGCGATGTTGTTGGTCAGCGCTTCCTCGACGGTCTTGCCCGACGGCATCGTCTCGCCCTTGATCGCGTCGACGTCACCGCCAGTGGCGAGCGCGATCTGGGTCACTTCGCGGACGAACGCCTGGAACTGGTCGTTCTTCGCGACGAAGTCGGTCTCGGAATTCACCTCGACAACCGCACCCTTGGTGCCGGCGACGGCGACGCCGACCAGGCCCTCGGCCGCGGTGCGGCTCGACTTCTTCTGCGCGGCCGCCAGGCCCTTGGTACGCAGCCAGTCGAGCGCGGCCTCCATGTCGCCGCCGTTCTCGCTCAGCGCCTTCTTGCAGTCCATCATGCCCGCGCCGCTCTTCTCGCGCAGGTCCTTGACCATCGCTGCCGTGATATCGGCCATCATATCGTCCTTGCTTGGTGCGCCGACGCGCGACGGCTCGAAAGGGAACCGCCGCGCGTCGAACGGGAAAATCGGCAACGCGCCCTTTAGACGCGCTGCATGACGGTTACGCGGCAGCGGTCTCGTCGGCAGCCTCGGCGGCCGGGGTCTCGACCGTGGTCGCCTCCTCCGCCGGCGGCTCGCTCATCGCGCCCAGATCGACGCCACGGCTCGCCTGCTGCTGCTGGTTGCCGCGGGTCGCCGCGATCGCGATCGCCTCGCAATACAGGCGGATGGCGCGCGCGGCGTCGTCGTTCGCGGGCACCGGGAAGGCGATGCCGTCCGGCGACACGTTCGAATCGAGGATCGCGACGACCGGAATGCCCAGCGTGTTCGCTTCCTTGATCGCCAGCTCTTCCTTGTTCGCGTCGATCACGAACATCACGTCGGGAACGCCGCCCATGTCGCGGATGCCGCCCAGCGACAGCTCCAGCTTGTCGCGCTCGCGCGTCAGCTGCAGCACTTCCTTCTTGGTCAGACCGGCGGTGTTGCCCGACAGCTGCTCTTCCAGGGCCTTCAGCCGCTTGATCGAGTTGCTGATCGTCTTCCAGTTGGTGAGCATGCCGCCCAGCCAGCGGTGGTTGACGAAATGCTGGCCCGCACGACGCGCGGCGTCGGCGACCGGCTCCTGCGCCTGACGCTTGGTGCCGACGAACAGCACCTTGCCGCCCTGCGCCACCGACTGCGACACGAACTCCAGCGCGCGCGCGAACAGCGGCACGGTCTGCGACAGGTCGATGATGTGGACGCCGTTGCGCTCGCCGAAGATGTAGGGCTTCATCTTCGGGTTCCAGCGATGCGTCTGGTGGCCGAAGTGCGCGCCGGTTTCGATGAGCTGCTGCATGCTGACGACAGGTGCCGCCATAAGATAATTCCTTCCGGTTAAGCCTCTGGGAAGCGAGTGACGCGGCCTGGAAGGCCGGCGCACCGGGTGATGATGCTTCCCATGCGGGGTTGAGGGTCGCGCCGTTAGCGGAACTTGCGGCAGGACGCAAGCTCACGACGATGGTTGACACGTCGGAACATAGATGGAACAAGGGCGCGGAACGAAAAGCGAACCGAGTGTACGCCGCCGTACCATAGCCGCCGAATCGCAATGATCCGGATCATATGGGATGCGGGCAGAGGAACCCTGGCATTGTCAAGAGGTTCGTCGCACGTGGTTCGCGTATCGAGGAGGCGAACGTGGTGACCTTTGTAGCTATCGTGATTTTCGGGGCAGCGCTGGCAACGGCCGGATATGCGCTCGCCGCCACCGTTTTGCCCAGCACGGGGAAGATCGTCGCCGCGCTGCGCGGTCAGCCGCAGCAGACGCGCTTCGAACCGCTCGCCTCGCTGGTGCGGGCCGAGCGCCGCATCGCGGTCAGGCGCTGGGCGGCGGCGCCGGCGCGTCCGTCGCAGCGCCGCCGCGAAGCCGCCTGACGCGGGCGTAGCTGCGGACGCTGAACGGGATCGACAGCAGATAGGCGACGCATGCGGCCGCCGCCGTCTGCCACGGTGCGCTGACCGCCGCCGCCCCGACGAAGACGACCAGCGCGATCGCCTCGAACCGGATGTTCCGCCGCAGCCGCAACGACGTCCACGAGAAGGTCGCGAGGCTGGATACCATCAGCATCGCGACCAGCACCGTCCACGGCGCCACCAGGCGCGGATCGCGCAATATCGGTTCTTCGGTGACGAACCACAGGAACAGCGGCAGGAACGCCAGCCCGGCTCCGGCGGGCGCCGGCACGCCGGTCAGGAACCCCGCCGACTTGTGCGGCTGTTCGCTGGCATCGATCGCGGCATTGAAGCGCGCCAGTCGCAGGGCGCAGAAGACCGCCAGCATTAGAGCGGCCATCCAGCCGAACCGCGGCAAGGTATGCAGCGACCATAGATAGATGATGAGCGCGGGGGACACCCCGAACGAGATGGCATCGGCCAGCGAGTCGAGCTCCGCGCCGAAGCGGCTTTCGCCGTGCAGCATCCGCGCGACGCGACCGTCCAGTCCGTCGAGGACGCCCGCGACGAGCACCATCACCACCGCCAGTTCGAACGAGCCGGAAATGGCGAAGCGGATCCCGGACAGCCCCGAGCACAGCGCCAGCGCGGTGACCGCATTGGGCGCCACGGCGCGAAGCGGCAGGCCGCCCGCAGCGCGGCGCAACGGGCGACGGGGCATACGGCGCTGGACGGGCGGCAACATCGTTACTGCGCGATCGCGCTGACGGCGGGGCCGTCCAGCCGCGCCAGCACGGTCTCCCCCGCCATCGCACGCTGTCCCAGCGCCACTTGGGGTACGAACCCGTCGGGAAGGAAGACGTCGACCCGGCTGCCGAAGCGGATCAGGCCGACGCGCTGCCCGGCGCCGACGATGTCGCCGATCTTCGCGAAGGCGACGATGCGGCGCGCGACCAGCCCGGCGATCTGCGTGAAGCCCACCTTGCGACCGTCATGTCCCTCGACCACGAAATGCTGACGCTCGTTCTCCTCCGACGCCTTATCGAGATCGGCGTTCAGAAACTTGCCCGAGATATAGACGACCTGCCTCACCACACCCGCGATCGGCGAGCGATTGATGTGGACGTCGAACACCGACATGAACACCGACACGCGCACCATCGGCGCCTCGCCCAGTTCGCCGGCCAGCTCGCGCGGCACGGGCACGCGCTCGATCATGGTGATGAGGCCGTCGGCCGGCGAGACGATCAGGTCGTCGCCCACCGGCGTCGCGCGCACCGGATCGCGGAAGAAGGCGGCGACCCACAGGGTGACGCCCAGCAACGGCCAGAAGAACACCTTGGACAGGATCGTCATCAGCAACGTGATGCCGAACGCGATGGCAGCGAACTTCTGCCCCTCCGGATGGATCGCGGGAAAACGCCATTTGACGGTACTGGTAACGGGTATCCCGCCGTGCAGCGGCGGCTTGTCGAGCGATGTCATCGCCTCGTCCTATCGGCCGGTACGCAACGTGACAACCGTTACAGGCGGAGCGCCGGGCACAGCCGGTACCGCGTCCCGTCGGACAGATCGGTAAAGGCGTCGCGCGCGTCGACCCGCAGCTTCAGCCGCTCGGCCCGTCCCATGACGGGCGCCCGGCCGCCATATTCGACGCACCGCTGCCGCAGCGTATAGCGCCTGCCGATATGCGCCAGCACGCGCGCCTGGCACTGGCCCGCCTTGCTCGATCCGATGCCCTGACCGTTGTAATCGCGCAGCGCGACGTTCGGCGCTTCCCGGCAGGCGATGCCGTTCTGGACATAGGCGCCGCGCGCCAGCGGCAACGTATCGGCCCATGCCGGGGCCGTCGTCATCAACAATGCGCCAACCGTCGTCAACATCCGCATAGGTCCACCTCCGGCCTACGAACGTCCCGCGCCCGTTCCGGCTCCGTGACGCACGTGGTTGATCCCCCGCGCCCTTCCCCCTATCGACCGCGACAACCTCCCCTCACAAGGAAAGCGCAGATGGCGAAGATCAAGGTGAAGACGCCCGTCGTGGAGATCGACGGCGACGAGATGACGCGGATCATCTGGGAGTGGATCCGCGAGCGGCTCATCAAGCCGTATCTCGACATCGATCTCGATTACTACGACCTGGGAATCGAGCACCGCGACGCCACCGACGACAAGGTGACGGTCGATTCCGCCAAGGCGATCCAGAAGTACGGCGTCGGCGTGAAGTGCGCCACGATCACCCCGGACGAGGCGCGGGTCGAGGAATTCGGCCTGAAGAAGATGTGGAAGTCGCCCAACGGCACGATCCGCAACATCCTGGGCGGCGTCGTCTTCCGCGAGCCGATCGTGATGAAGAACGTCCCCCGCCTGATCCCGGGCTGGACGCACCCGATCGTCGTCGGCCGCCACGCCTTCGGCGACCAGTACAAGGCGACCGACTTCAAGGTGCCCGGCAAGGGCAAGCTGACGATGAAGTGGGAAGGCGAGAACGGCGAGAGGATCGAGGAGGAGGTGTTCGACTTCCCCGGCGCCGGCGTCGCGATGGGCATGTACAATCTCGACGAATCGATCCGCGACTTCGCGCGCGCCTCGATGAACTACGGCCTGGGCCGCGGCTGGCCGGTGTATCTGTCGACCAAGAACACGATCCTCAAGGCGTATGACGGCCGCTTCAAGGACATCTTCGCCGAGGTGTTCGAGAGCGAGTTCGCCGAGCCGTTCAAGCAGGCCGGCATCGTCTACGAGCATCGCCTGATCGACGACATGGTCGCCTCCGCGCTGAAGTGGAACGGCGAGTTCGTCTGGGCCTGCAAGAACTACGACGGCGACGTCCAGTCGGATCAGGTCGCGCAGGGCTTCGGCTCGCTGGGCCTGATGACCTCGGTGCTGATGACCCCGGACGGCAAGACGATCGAGGCGGAGGCCGCGCACGGCACCGTCACGCGTCACTATCGTCAACATCAGCAGGGCAAGGCGACCTCGACCAACCCGATCGCGTCGATCTTCGCCTGGACCGGCGGCCTGAAGTATCGCGGCAAGTTCGATGGCACCCCCGACGTCACACGCTTCGCCGAGGAGCTGGAGCGCGTCTGCGTCGAGACGGTCGAGGCCGGCGACATGACCAAGGATCTCGCGATCCTGATCGGCCCCGATCAGAAGTGGATGACCACCGAGCAGTTCTTCGAGGCGGTCCGCGTCAACCTGGAGAAGAAGATGGCGACCTGGGCCTGATCGCCCGGTCACCGTCGCAGGACGGGAGCCGGCGCATCTTCGGATGCGCCGGCTTTTTCTTTGCTCAGTCGTCGCTCGCCGCCGGCTGCGGGCAGCGACATGCCGGCTTCGCGGTTTTGCGCTTCGGCGCGGTCGTGGCGAATTCGCCGGCGGTGAGCGTATTCGACCTGTCGCGATCCGCCTCGGCGAAGCGCTTCGTCGTCTTGACCGCCCATTCGTCGAACGACAGCCGGCCGTCGCCGTTCACGTCGAGCTTCGCGAACGCCTTGTGCCGCGACGCGAGATATTCCTCGCGCGTGATGCTGGCATCGCGGTCCTTGTCGTAGCGATCGAATCGCTTTTGCTCGCGTGTTTTCGCCGTCGCCTCGGGCAGATCCGCGTCGTCCGCTGCCGCCTGACCGGCTACAGCCGCCTGTGCTGTCACGGGCGCCGGGGAGGGTAGCAACGGATCGGGGCGCGCCTGACCGTTGAAGACCAGCCACCCCGCCGCCACCAGCAGCAACGTCGCCACACTACCCGCTGCATATCGCCACATCGTCCGTCCCCCCCGTTGCCGCATGTTATCGGCACCGCGGCGGACGGCAACCACGCCAAAGCGGTCAGCGGCCCGTCATACGATGCCACAGGATGCGCGCCGCCCGCGCCGGATGGTCCTCCGGTCGATCGTCGCGCAGGTCGAGCCGGGCCAGATGCGCCATCGCCCCCAGCGCGCGCAGCGCCACCGGCCACCGCGGCGACAAGGCCCGCGCCAGCCCTTCCTCCGCGGTTCGACGGGCCTCGGCGGCAAGCGAGGAATCGCTGAGGTGGCGCGACAGGTCGGCGAGCGCCCACCCCTCTCCGGCGAGCCTAACCTGCTCGCTGTCCCGATCCAGAACGACCGCCGCAAGCGAGAAGAGGCCTGCCCCGCGCGCCTCGGCATGACGCGCCAGCGCCGCGCGGTCGAGCGGGATATCGAGGAGCGCCTCCCACCCCTCCACCAGATCGGCGAGCGGGGCCGCGGCGGTCAGCGCCACGACATCGCGCGACAGGGCCGACAGCACCGGCTCCGCCGGCCCGTCACCCGGGGTCAGGCCGGAAAGCGCCTCATGCCACCAGGTCAGCCGCATCTGTCCGACCAGCGGCTCGCGCGTGGTCCGCAGGATCGCGGCCAACCGATCGTCCAGCGCGAACAGCGCCGCCAGCGCCGCGCGGCGATCGGCGGGCGCATAGCCGATGGCGAGCGCGCGCTCGTCGGGCGAGCTCATGCCGCCACCCGCCACAGCGTCCGCGCGCCGATCGAACGGTCGGCGCGCGGGATGCCCGTCACTGGCGGTAACAGACCTTCTTGACCGCCGCCGTCACCTTGTCCGCCGACACCAGCGCCAGCTTCTCCAGATTGGCGGCATAGGGCAGCGGCACGTCCTCGTTGGTGACGCGCAGGACCGGGGCGTCGAGGTCGTCGAACCCCTCCTCCATCGCGATCGCCACGATCTCCGACGCGATCGAGCAGGTCGGCCAGCCTTCCTCGACCACCACCAGCCGGTTGGTCTTGGCGAGGCTCTTGAGCACGGTTTCCTTGTCGAGCGGACGCAGCGTGCGCAGGTCGATGACCTCCGCCTCGATCCCCTCGCCCGCCAGCGTCTCGGCGGCCTCCAGCGCCAGCCCGACGCCGATCGAATAGCTGACGATCGTCACGTCGCTGCCCTCGCGCATGATGCGCGCCTTGCCGATCGGCAGCACCCAGTCGTCGAGCTTCGGCACCTCGAACGAGCGACCGTAGAGCAGCTCGTTCTCCAGGAACACAACCGGATCGGCCGAGCGGATCGCAGCCTTCAGCAGCCCCTTGGCATCGGCCGCATCGTACGGCGCGATGACGATCAGTCCGGGGACGCTGGCGTACCACGGGCCGTAGTTCTGCGAGTGCTGCGCGCCGACGCGGCTCGCCGCGCCGTTCGGGCCGCGGAACACGATCGGGCAGCGCATCTGGCCGCCCGACATGTAATTGGTCTTCGCGGCCGAGTTGATGATGTGGTCGATCGCCTGCATCGCGAAGTTGAACGTCATGAACTCGACGATCGGCTTCAGCCCGCCCATCGCCGCGCCCGCGCCGATCCCGGCAAAGCCATATTCGGTGATCGGCGTGTCGATGACGCGCTTGTCGCCGAACTCGTCGAGCAGGCCCTGCGTCACCTTGTACGCGCCCTGATATTGCGCGACTTCCTCACCCATCACGAACACGCGCTCGTCGGCGCGCATTTCCTCGGCCATCGCGTCGCGCAGCGCCTCGCGGACGGTGACCTTCACCATCTCGGTGCCCTGCGGGATCGCGGGATCGGTCACCTCGGCCTTCTGGCTCGCCGCCTCGAACAGCTGGCGCGCACCCGTCTCGACCTTCTCCTGCGCCGGGTGTGCGGAATCCTCGACCTCGTCGTCCTTCTTCGCGTCCGCCTTCGCCTTGGGCGCGGCATCGTCGTCCTTGCTTTGCGCCGGGGCGGTGTCCGCGTTACCCGCCTCCTCCCCCTCGCCGGTCAGCTGCATGATGACCTCGCCGACCTTCACGCCGTCGGTGCCCTCGGCGACCAGGATCTTCGCCACGGTGCCCTCGTCGACCGCCTCGAATTCCATCGTCGCCTTGTCGGTCTCGATCTCGGCCATGATGTCGCCGGACCTGACGGTGTCGCCTTCCTTGACGAGCCACTTGGCGAGCGTCCCCTCCTCCATGGTGGGGGACAGCGCCGGCATCTTGATGTCGATCGCCATCTCAATACTTCTCCACCAGAACGTCGGTATACAGTTCGCCCGGCTCCGGCTCGGGCGTGCTCTCGGCGAAGTCGGCCGCTTCGTTGACCTGCTTGCGGATGGTCTGCTCGATCGCCTTCAGCTCGTCTTCCTTCGTGCCGTGGTCGTCCATCAGCAGCTTCTTGACGTGCTCGATCGGGTCGGACTTGTCGCGCACCGCCTGCACCTCGTCGCGCGAACGGTATTTGGCGGGGTCGGACATGGAGTGGCCGCGGTAGCGATAGGTCTTCATCTCCAGGATGATCGGCCCCTTGCCCGCGCGCACCCAGGCCAGCGCTTCCTCGGCCGCGCCGCGCGCCGCCAGCACGTCCATGCCGTCGATCTGCAGGCCCGGGATGCGGAAGCTCTCGCCGCGGCGATACAGCTGATCCTCCGACGAGGCGCGGTTGACCGACGTGCCCATGGCGTACTGGTTGTTCTCGATCACGAAGATGATCGGGAGCTTCCACAGCTCGGCCATGTTGAACGTCTCGTACACCTGGCCCTGGTTCGCCGCGCCGTCGCCGAAATAGGCCAGCGTGACGCCGCCGTCGCCATTGTACTTGTGGCTGAAGGCGAGGCCCGCGCCCAGCGATACCTGCGCACCGACGATGCCGTGGCCGCCGTAAAACTTATGCTCGACGCTGAACATGTGCATCGAGCCGCCCTTGCCCTTCGAGATGCCGGCCTGACGCCCGGTCAGCTCCGCCATGACGTCCTTGGGCGGGATGCCGCACAGCAGCATGTGGCCGTGGTCGCGGTATCCCGTGATGACCGAATCCGCCTCGGTCAGCGCCGATTGCAGCCCCACCGCGACCGCCTCCTGCCCGATGTACAGGTGGCAGAAGCCGCCGATCAGCCCCAGGCCGTACAGCTGCCCCGCCTTCTCCTCGAAGCGGCGGATCAGCAGCATGTCCTCGTAAAACTTGAGCAATTCCTCCTTCGTCGCCTCATAGGGGGCGGGATCGGCGGGACGCTCGCGATTGGACCTGTACGGGTCGCTCGATTTTGGCGCGGATGCCGTAGCGTTCGTGCGGGCTGGGGCTTTTGCCACGATGGACGTAACCTCGTTTCCTTGGGGAGAGACGCGCCTATAGTCGCGGCACGCCGGGTTGCGCAAACCCTAGCGGCTTGAAAGGGTTTCGGAGCGCGGCTACCGATCCGATCATGGATCGCCCGCCCCAGCCAGAGCCCGCCGCCCCGATCCATCCGCTACGCATCGCGAACTTCCGCGCATACTGGTTGGCGCGTTTCTCCGGCACGATCGCGATCAGCGCGCAGGCGATCATCATCGGCTGGCAGGTATACGGTATCGCCCGCGAGACGATGGACATCCGCGAGGCGGCGTTCATGCTCGGCATGATCGGGCTGGTACAGTTCGTGCCGCTGTTCGTCCTGACGCCAGTCGTGGGACTGGTGGCGGACAGCATCGACCGGCGCTGGATCGTGCGCGGGACCACGGCGGTGCTCGTCGTCAACGCCGCGATGCTCGGTGTGCTGACCTGGGCGGGCGGGCTGACGTTGCCGTTCCTCTTCGGGGCCGCCGGCGTGATCGGCGTGGCGCGCGCCTTCTCCGGACCGGCGTATTCGGCGCTCGCGCCCAATCTGGTGCCCAAGGAGAGCCTGCCGACGGCGATCGCGATCTCGTCGATCGCGTGGCAGACCGGCACCATCGCGGGGCCCAGCGTCGGCGGGCTGCTGTACGCGATCCATCCGGACGTCGCGTACGGCACGGTCGCGGGCATGCTGGCGCTGGCGCTGGGGCTGATGTTCCTGATCGGGCGCGTGCCCCAGCCACCGGCGCAGAAGGACCGCCGCCCGCTCCAGCGCATCCTCGACGGCTTTTCCTATGTACGGCGCAACCGGCTGGTGCAGGCCGCGATCACGCTGGACCTGTTCGCGGTGCTGCTGGCGGGCGCGACCGCCTTGCTGCCGATCTTCGCGCGCGACATCCTGCACGTCGGCGCCAGCGGGCTGGGTTTCCTGGCCGCCGGCATGGGGATCGGCGCGGCGTCGACGGCGATCTGGTTCTCCTTCCGCCCGATGAAGACCAACGTCGGGGTGAAGATGCTGATCGCGGTCGTCGTCTTCGGGCTCGGCATCCTGACCTTCGGCATCGCGACGCAGGTGACCGACGCGCTCGGCATAACCGTCCTGCCGCTCCCGCCCGGCTCGCTCTTTCCCGCGATCCGGACCGATTTCGTGCTCAGCCTCGTCGCGCTGATCGTCGCGGGCGGTGCCGACATGGTGTCCGTCTACGTCCGCCAGTCGCTGATCCAGCTCCACACGCCCGACGCCATGCGCGGACGCGTCGGCGCGGTGTCGCAGCTCACCATCTCCGCCTCCAACGAGCTGGGCGAGGCGGAGAGCGGGCTGATGGCATCGCTGCTGGGTCCGGTCGGCGCGGTCGTCTTCGGCGGGGTCGGCGCGATCACCGTCACCCTGCTATGGGCCTATCTCTTTCCGGAACTGAAGCGGGCGCGGACGTTTGACCCGCCCGAGGTGCTCGAAACCGAACCACAACACGGAGTAGCGCAGCCATGAAGGCCAACACGATCCTGGAGACGATCGGCAACACGCCGCACATCCGCGTGCAGAAGCTGTTCCCCGGCTCCGAAGTCTGGATCAAGTCTGAGCGCTCGAACCCCGGCGGCTCGATCAAGGACCGGATCGCGCTCGCCATGATCGAGGCGGCGGAGGCAGCCGGCGACCTGAAGCCCGGCGGCACGATCATCGAGCCGACGAGCGGCAACACCGGCATCGGCCTCGCCATGGTCGCCGCGGTGAAGGGCTACAAGCTGGTGCTGGTGATGCCCGAGAGCATGAGCCTGGAACGCCGCCGCCTGATGCTGGCCTATGGGGCCGAGTTCGACCTGACCCCGCGTGAAAAGGGGATGAAGGGCGCGATCGAGCGCGCGCTGGAGTTGGTCGAGCAGACGCCGAACGCGTGGATGCCGCAGCAGTTCGAGAACCCCGCCAACGTCGACGTCCACGTCCGAACCACGTCGCAGGAAATCCTCAACGACTTCCGCGATGCGCCGATCGACGTCATCATCACCGGCGTGGGCACCGGCGGCCACATCACCGGCGTCGCCGAGACGCTGAAGAAGGAATGGCCGCAGCTGAAGGTCTATGCGGTCGAGCCGCAGGCTTCGCCGGTCATCTCCGGCGGTCAGCCGGGACCGCACCCGATCCAGGGCATCGGCGCGGGCTTCATCCCGTCCAACCTCCACACCCAGGCGCTCGACGGCGTGATCGAGGTGGATGCCGCGGTCGCCAAGGACATGGCGCGCCGCGCCGCGCGCGAGGAGGGGATGCTGGTCGGTATCTCCTCGGGCGCGACGCTCGCCGCGATCCTTCAGAAGCTGCCCGACCTGCCGGACGATGCGCGCGTCCTCGGCTTCAATTACGACACCGGCGAGCGTTACCTCTCGGTGCCGGATTTCCTGCCGGAGAGTTGATCTGAGCGACCTGTCCTGGCGGCTGCGCGCGATCCTCGGCGGGATCGCGGCGGCCGCGATCGCCGTTCCCGCGGCGGTCGTCACCCATCCGCCCGCGATCCCTGCCGCGCTGCCGCCTGCGCTCGTCGCCAAGGTGAAGCGCCCGCAGCGCGTCGTCGCCGCGACCGAGGTGCCGGAGGTCGAGCCGGTCGAGTTCCAGTCGCTCGACCCGGCGGACGCCCGCGCGTGGAACGCGAGCATTCCGTTCGTCCGCGGTCCGAAGCCTGCCGCGCGCCCGTTCCGCTTCGCCGGCGACGAGCAGCAGCGCGCCCGCGCCACCGACTGCCTCGCCGCGGCCGCCTATTACGAGGCGGGAGACGATCCGGTCGGGCAGAAGGCGGTCGTGCAGGTCGTCCTCAACCGCCTGCGCCATCCCGCCTTTCCCAAGACGGTGTGCGAGGTCGTGTTCCAGGGATCGGAGCGCAGCACCGGCTGTCAGTTCACCTTCACCTGCGACGGCGCGCTCGCGCGCATTCCCTCGCCCCCCGCCTGGGATCGCGCGCGACGGCTCGCGTCAA
The sequence above is drawn from the Sphingomonas adhaesiva genome and encodes:
- the tsf gene encoding translation elongation factor Ts; translated protein: MADITAAMVKDLREKSGAGMMDCKKALSENGGDMEAALDWLRTKGLAAAQKKSSRTAAEGLVGVAVAGTKGAVVEVNSETDFVAKNDQFQAFVREVTQIALATGGDVDAIKGETMPSGKTVEEALTNNIATIGENQSIRRARQLSVEKGAVVAYVHNQQAPGLGKIGVLVALESEASDEVLQGLGKQLAMHIAAAFPKALNEEDLDEAEIERERAIATEKAAESGKPADIIAKMVEGSIAKYRKEHALVSQLFVMDGKTKISDVVAKAGKDAGAAIALKDYVRFQLGEGIEKEVSDFAAEVAAASGVPQNA
- the rpsB gene encoding 30S ribosomal protein S2, coding for MAAPVVSMQQLIETGAHFGHQTHRWNPKMKPYIFGERNGVHIIDLSQTVPLFARALEFVSQSVAQGGKVLFVGTKRQAQEPVADAARRAGQHFVNHRWLGGMLTNWKTISNSIKRLKALEEQLSGNTAGLTKKEVLQLTRERDKLELSLGGIRDMGGVPDVMFVIDANKEELAIKEANTLGIPVVAILDSNVSPDGIAFPVPANDDAARAIRLYCEAIAIAATRGNQQQQASRGVDLGAMSEPPAEEATTVETPAAEAADETAAA
- a CDS encoding CDP-alcohol phosphatidyltransferase family protein, which encodes MLPPVQRRMPRRPLRRAAGGLPLRAVAPNAVTALALCSGLSGIRFAISGSFELAVVMVLVAGVLDGLDGRVARMLHGESRFGAELDSLADAISFGVSPALIIYLWSLHTLPRFGWMAALMLAVFCALRLARFNAAIDASEQPHKSAGFLTGVPAPAGAGLAFLPLFLWFVTEEPILRDPRLVAPWTVLVAMLMVSSLATFSWTSLRLRRNIRFEAIALVVFVGAAAVSAPWQTAAAACVAYLLSIPFSVRSYARVRRLRGGAATDAPAPPPSA
- a CDS encoding phosphatidylserine decarboxylase → MTSLDKPPLHGGIPVTSTVKWRFPAIHPEGQKFAAIAFGITLLMTILSKVFFWPLLGVTLWVAAFFRDPVRATPVGDDLIVSPADGLITMIERVPVPRELAGELGEAPMVRVSVFMSVFDVHINRSPIAGVVRQVVYISGKFLNADLDKASEENERQHFVVEGHDGRKVGFTQIAGLVARRIVAFAKIGDIVGAGQRVGLIRFGSRVDVFLPDGFVPQVALGQRAMAGETVLARLDGPAVSAIAQ
- a CDS encoding NADP-dependent isocitrate dehydrogenase, translated to MAKIKVKTPVVEIDGDEMTRIIWEWIRERLIKPYLDIDLDYYDLGIEHRDATDDKVTVDSAKAIQKYGVGVKCATITPDEARVEEFGLKKMWKSPNGTIRNILGGVVFREPIVMKNVPRLIPGWTHPIVVGRHAFGDQYKATDFKVPGKGKLTMKWEGENGERIEEEVFDFPGAGVAMGMYNLDESIRDFARASMNYGLGRGWPVYLSTKNTILKAYDGRFKDIFAEVFESEFAEPFKQAGIVYEHRLIDDMVASALKWNGEFVWACKNYDGDVQSDQVAQGFGSLGLMTSVLMTPDGKTIEAEAAHGTVTRHYRQHQQGKATSTNPIASIFAWTGGLKYRGKFDGTPDVTRFAEELERVCVETVEAGDMTKDLAILIGPDQKWMTTEQFFEAVRVNLEKKMATWA
- a CDS encoding EF-hand domain-containing protein; its protein translation is MWRYAAGSVATLLLVAAGWLVFNGQARPDPLLPSPAPVTAQAAVAGQAAADDADLPEATAKTREQKRFDRYDKDRDASITREEYLASRHKAFAKLDVNGDGRLSFDEWAVKTTKRFAEADRDRSNTLTAGEFATTAPKRKTAKPACRCPQPAASDD
- a CDS encoding squalene/phytoene synthase family protein codes for the protein MSSPDERALAIGYAPADRRAALAALFALDDRLAAILRTTREPLVGQMRLTWWHEALSGLTPGDGPAEPVLSALSRDVVALTAAAPLADLVEGWEALLDIPLDRAALARHAEARGAGLFSLAAVVLDRDSEQVRLAGEGWALADLSRHLSDSSLAAEARRTAEEGLARALSPRWPVALRALGAMAHLARLDLRDDRPEDHPARAARILWHRMTGR
- a CDS encoding pyruvate dehydrogenase complex E1 component subunit beta → MAIDIKMPALSPTMEEGTLAKWLVKEGDTVRSGDIMAEIETDKATMEFEAVDEGTVAKILVAEGTDGVKVGEVIMQLTGEGEEAGNADTAPAQSKDDDAAPKAKADAKKDDEVEDSAHPAQEKVETGARQLFEAASQKAEVTDPAIPQGTEMVKVTVREALRDAMAEEMRADERVFVMGEEVAQYQGAYKVTQGLLDEFGDKRVIDTPITEYGFAGIGAGAAMGGLKPIVEFMTFNFAMQAIDHIINSAAKTNYMSGGQMRCPIVFRGPNGAASRVGAQHSQNYGPWYASVPGLIVIAPYDAADAKGLLKAAIRSADPVVFLENELLYGRSFEVPKLDDWVLPIGKARIMREGSDVTIVSYSIGVGLALEAAETLAGEGIEAEVIDLRTLRPLDKETVLKSLAKTNRLVVVEEGWPTCSIASEIVAIAMEEGFDDLDAPVLRVTNEDVPLPYAANLEKLALVSADKVTAAVKKVCYRQ
- the pdhA gene encoding pyruvate dehydrogenase (acetyl-transferring) E1 component subunit alpha; amino-acid sequence: MAKAPARTNATASAPKSSDPYRSNRERPADPAPYEATKEELLKFYEDMLLIRRFEEKAGQLYGLGLIGGFCHLYIGQEAVAVGLQSALTEADSVITGYRDHGHMLLCGIPPKDVMAELTGRQAGISKGKGGSMHMFSVEHKFYGGHGIVGAQVSLGAGLAFSHKYNGDGGVTLAYFGDGAANQGQVYETFNMAELWKLPIIFVIENNQYAMGTSVNRASSEDQLYRRGESFRIPGLQIDGMDVLAARGAAEEALAWVRAGKGPIILEMKTYRYRGHSMSDPAKYRSRDEVQAVRDKSDPIEHVKKLLMDDHGTKEDELKAIEQTIRKQVNEAADFAESTPEPEPGELYTDVLVEKY
- a CDS encoding MFS transporter gives rise to the protein MDRPPQPEPAAPIHPLRIANFRAYWLARFSGTIAISAQAIIIGWQVYGIARETMDIREAAFMLGMIGLVQFVPLFVLTPVVGLVADSIDRRWIVRGTTAVLVVNAAMLGVLTWAGGLTLPFLFGAAGVIGVARAFSGPAYSALAPNLVPKESLPTAIAISSIAWQTGTIAGPSVGGLLYAIHPDVAYGTVAGMLALALGLMFLIGRVPQPPAQKDRRPLQRILDGFSYVRRNRLVQAAITLDLFAVLLAGATALLPIFARDILHVGASGLGFLAAGMGIGAASTAIWFSFRPMKTNVGVKMLIAVVVFGLGILTFGIATQVTDALGITVLPLPPGSLFPAIRTDFVLSLVALIVAGGADMVSVYVRQSLIQLHTPDAMRGRVGAVSQLTISASNELGEAESGLMASLLGPVGAVVFGGVGAITVTLLWAYLFPELKRARTFDPPEVLETEPQHGVAQP